The following coding sequences are from one Hymenobacter sp. DG25A window:
- the argS gene encoding arginine--tRNA ligase, producing MQQLEQSIKAALSTAIQQAFGASVAPDQLTIQPTRKEFAGSFTLVTFSLTKMLGKGPEQIGQALGEWLVANEPKVKGFNVVKGFLNLEIADAQWLALFEQLRQQPDGAPVPTGGPQDVVVEYSSPNTNKPLHLGHLRNNFLGYSVAEILKATGATVTKANLVNDRGIHICKSMLAYQRFGHGETPQSAGIKGDHLAGKYYVLFEKHYREEIKQLEAEGVATDVAKKQAPLMLAAQTMLQQWEQGDEEVISLWKQMNGWVYEGFDETYRNIGVDFDQYYYESETYLLGKERVEEGLQKGVFFKKENGSVWVDLKEEGLDEKLLLRADGTSVYITQDLGTAELKYQDYHYDLSVYVIADEQNYHMQVLKAVLHKLGKPYAEAIHHLSYGMVDLPSGKMKSREGTVVDADELVREVVEAAKAATLEKGKTEGLTEEKAEQLYHMLGLGALKYYLLKVDPKKRMLFNPEESVSLEGHTGPFIQYSHARISAIRRKALEQGVSEDTDLSTLTSLHETEQELVQELGRYAAVVAEAARNFSPAVVAQYAYDIAKAYNRFYTEVPIFVESDPVKKAFRVALSAQTARTIKASMGLLGIAVPERM from the coding sequence GTGCAACAACTCGAACAGTCGATTAAAGCCGCCCTCAGCACCGCCATTCAGCAAGCTTTTGGGGCTTCCGTAGCTCCGGATCAACTTACCATTCAGCCTACCCGCAAGGAATTTGCCGGCTCGTTCACGCTGGTCACCTTTTCGCTGACCAAAATGCTGGGCAAAGGCCCCGAGCAGATTGGGCAGGCACTGGGCGAGTGGCTGGTAGCCAATGAGCCCAAAGTGAAAGGCTTTAACGTGGTGAAAGGCTTCCTGAACCTGGAAATTGCCGATGCCCAGTGGCTGGCCCTGTTCGAGCAGCTCCGCCAGCAGCCCGATGGCGCACCAGTACCCACTGGCGGCCCGCAGGATGTGGTGGTGGAGTATTCCTCGCCCAACACCAACAAGCCCCTGCACCTGGGCCACCTGCGTAACAACTTCCTGGGCTACTCCGTGGCCGAGATTCTGAAGGCTACCGGCGCTACCGTTACCAAGGCCAACCTGGTCAACGACCGGGGCATTCATATTTGCAAGTCGATGCTGGCGTACCAGCGCTTCGGGCACGGCGAAACCCCGCAATCGGCCGGTATTAAGGGCGACCATCTGGCGGGCAAGTACTACGTGCTGTTCGAGAAGCACTACCGCGAGGAGATAAAGCAGCTGGAAGCCGAAGGTGTAGCTACTGATGTGGCCAAGAAGCAGGCTCCGCTGATGCTGGCGGCGCAAACCATGCTGCAGCAGTGGGAGCAGGGCGACGAAGAAGTTATCAGCCTCTGGAAGCAGATGAACGGTTGGGTGTACGAGGGCTTCGACGAAACCTACAGGAACATCGGCGTTGATTTCGACCAGTATTACTACGAGTCCGAAACCTACCTGCTGGGCAAGGAGCGGGTGGAGGAAGGCCTGCAGAAAGGCGTGTTCTTCAAGAAGGAAAATGGCTCCGTGTGGGTGGATCTGAAAGAAGAAGGCCTCGACGAAAAGCTCCTGCTCCGCGCCGATGGCACCTCGGTGTACATCACCCAGGACCTGGGCACCGCCGAGCTGAAGTACCAGGACTACCACTACGACCTCTCGGTGTACGTTATTGCCGACGAGCAGAACTACCACATGCAGGTGCTGAAGGCTGTGCTGCACAAGCTGGGCAAGCCCTACGCCGAGGCCATCCATCACCTCAGCTACGGCATGGTGGATCTGCCCTCGGGCAAGATGAAGAGCCGCGAAGGCACCGTGGTAGACGCCGACGAGCTGGTGCGCGAAGTAGTGGAAGCCGCCAAAGCCGCGACGCTGGAAAAAGGCAAGACCGAAGGCCTGACCGAAGAGAAGGCTGAACAGCTCTACCACATGCTGGGCCTGGGTGCCCTGAAGTACTACCTGCTGAAGGTGGACCCCAAGAAGCGCATGCTCTTCAACCCCGAGGAGTCCGTGAGCCTGGAAGGGCACACGGGACCGTTCATTCAGTATTCGCACGCCCGTATTTCGGCCATCCGCCGCAAGGCCCTGGAGCAGGGCGTTTCGGAAGATACTGATTTGAGCACCCTCACCAGCCTGCACGAAACCGAGCAGGAGCTGGTGCAGGAGCTGGGTCGCTACGCGGCCGTGGTGGCCGAGGCCGCCCGCAACTTCTCCCCGGCCGTGGTGGCGCAATACGCCTACGACATTGCCAAGGCCTACAACCGCTTCTACACCGAGGTACCCATTTTTGTGGAGTCAGACCCAGTGAAGAAAGCTTTCCGCGTGGCGT